The genomic segment CGAGGCCTCGTACCGCGCCAAGAAGTACGCCGAGGCGCTCGAGTACTTCAAGAGGTCGTACAAGGAGGACTTCGTCTTCCCCTGGTACCCGGAGGCCCTCTACGGCATCGCGTGGTGCCACATCGAGCTCGGCGCCTACGACACCGCGCGCACCGTGCTGGCCGACGCGGTAACCGACTACCCGCGCGACGCCGTCGCGCCGCGGCTCGCGTTGTCGCTCGCCAAGCTCGACCTGCTCGAGCAGCACGGCGACGATGCCGCGAAGCGCCTGCGCGCGCTCCTCGAGGCCGAGCCGCCTGCCCCCATCGCGGAGGAGGCCGCCTTCCTTGCGGGCGACGCGTTGCTGACGGCCGGCGCTGTCGACGATGCGGCGGCCGAATACGATGCGTACCTCAAGCGGTACGCGCAGGGCCGGTTCACCTCGAAGGCACAATACGGGTTGGCCATCGCCCGCTTGCGCCAAGGCCGAACCGACGAAGGACTCGCGCTGCTCGACACCGTGGGCGGCGGCGAGGATCGGGTGCTCGGCGAGCAGGCCCTGCGCCGGCTCGCGCAGGAACTGTTCGACGCCGGGCGATTCCAGGAGGCGATCGAGCGCTACAGTCAGTTGCTCGGTCCCGACCCGCCGCCCGCCGGCGCCGACCGACTCCAGGAGACGATCGAGCGCTACCGCAAGGTGCTCGATCGCAACCCGGCGCCCGCCGATGCTGACCGCCTGCTCTTCCAGCTCGCGTGGTGCTACTACAAGACGGCCAGTTACGACTGGGCCATCGCGCTGTTCGGCCTGGTGGTCGAGAAGTGTCCCAAGAGCGACTTGGCCGACAACGCCCAGTACCGCATCGGTGGCGCCTTCTACCGCCAGGGCCGACCCGCCGCCGCGATCGAGGCTTACGAGGCGTTCGCCAAGCGCTTCCCCGAGAGCGAGCTCGCTGACCGCGCCGCCTACCAGCTTGGCCTGTGCCGCTACAACTCGGGCGACTACCCGGCGGCGCTGCTCGCCTACAAGCAGGTCGTGGACAAGTACCCCACGAGCACGCTCGTGCCGCGCGCCGACTACGAGATCGGCTGGTGCCACACCATGCTCGGCAAGAACGACGAGGCGTTCAACCACTTCACCGAGTATGTCAAGAAGTACGCCGACTCGGCACTCGCGCCTGAGGTCGTCTTCTGGCTCGGCGAGCACCACTACAACCGCGCCGAGTACGCCAAGGCACTCGACCGCTTCGAGCAGGTCGGCGCCGACTACGCCGAGCACGAGCTCGCCGCCGCCGCGCTGTACTGGGCGGGCCGCTCGTGTCTCAACCTCAAGCAGTACGAGAAGGCGCAGGAGCGGTTCGCCGCCGTCGTGGCCGCGGCACGGGTCGACGCCGCGGGCGCGCGCGACTTCGCCGCCGATGCCCAGTACCAGACGGCCGTCTGCCTCATCGAGCAGGGCGAACATGAGCAGGCTGTCGACGTGCTCACGCCGCTCGCCGCCGCGCCCGACGAGCCGGGCGCGCGCTACCTGCTCGACAAGGTTCGCTGGCGCCTGGCCGAGTGCCACTACGCGCTGGGCGACATCGACAAGGCCCAGCCGCTTTTCGAGGGCCTGGCGACCGAGGCGCGCGACGAAACGGTCCGCGCCTGGGCCCGATACGGGCTCGGGCGCTGCTTCATGGCGCGTGCCCGCGCGGGTGCGCGCGAGGACTACGACCGCGCCATCGAGCAGTTCATGACGGCAGCGGCCGATTACCCGTTCGAGCCCGATGTTCAGGGCCCGTCGATGGTGGCCGCCGGCCGCTGCTACGCGGCTCAGGGCAAACACAACGAGGCGAGCATCCTCTACGCGAGCGTGGTGCGCCA from the Verrucomicrobiota bacterium genome contains:
- a CDS encoding tetratricopeptide repeat protein; this translates as MLRLPPILAVFAVLAVLLAACRPALAADEADAPSSKADAPSSKADAPSSKADVLPTEPFERGVALFGKGLYAPAADSFAQYIAARPTGKYAARAALMLAESRLYLGRYTEAARALDWIEASRWSDRLEADVEYWRARLALETGDTSEAIKALTGFLAEHPRHALAQYARLSLGQAQLAAGRPDEATAMFDAVITAAPKTSPLPPAQAEALFLAALGKGRCLVERDKPDEARTLVLAAMEKLAAREAVRLEAFVVLGEASYRAKKYAEALEYFKRSYKEDFVFPWYPEALYGIAWCHIELGAYDTARTVLADAVTDYPRDAVAPRLALSLAKLDLLEQHGDDAAKRLRALLEAEPPAPIAEEAAFLAGDALLTAGAVDDAAAEYDAYLKRYAQGRFTSKAQYGLAIARLRQGRTDEGLALLDTVGGGEDRVLGEQALRRLAQELFDAGRFQEAIERYSQLLGPDPPPAGADRLQETIERYRKVLDRNPAPADADRLLFQLAWCYYKTASYDWAIALFGLVVEKCPKSDLADNAQYRIGGAFYRQGRPAAAIEAYEAFAKRFPESELADRAAYQLGLCRYNSGDYPAALLAYKQVVDKYPTSTLVPRADYEIGWCHTMLGKNDEAFNHFTEYVKKYADSALAPEVVFWLGEHHYNRAEYAKALDRFEQVGADYAEHELAAAALYWAGRSCLNLKQYEKAQERFAAVVAAARVDAAGARDFAADAQYQTAVCLIEQGEHEQAVDVLTPLAAAPDEPGARYLLDKVRWRLAECHYALGDIDKAQPLFEGLATEARDETVRAWARYGLGRCFMARARAGAREDYDRAIEQFMTAAADYPFEPDVQGPSMVAAGRCYAAQGKHNEASILYASVVRHGLPGKAEAEALLKEQRLDSSRHFEGE